Proteins from a single region of Chloroflexota bacterium:
- a CDS encoding DUF3800 domain-containing protein: MNKSPMIRKYFVDEAGDAIIFGKRGGIMVGKPGCSRYFILGVLDIADPNTLSAEMNLLRGNLLADPYFKKVPSMQPEAKKTALAFHAKDDVPEVRREVFALLMKYELRFFAVVRDKLSVIEYVRQRNKNDAGYRYHPNELYDYMIRRLFKNLLHKDDGYELYFSKRGKEDRTAALMESLERTRTRFATQWGIRNNVPMTVYPQPPSDCVGLQAVDYFLWALQRFYERREDRYVDLLWPAFHMVYDLDDTRKSAYGRYYTQKKPLTLAALDNDLPGI, from the coding sequence ATGAATAAATCCCCCATGATACGCAAATATTTTGTTGATGAGGCCGGTGACGCGATCATATTTGGCAAGCGGGGAGGCATAATGGTCGGAAAGCCGGGTTGTTCGCGCTATTTCATCCTGGGTGTGCTGGATATTGCTGATCCCAATACTTTGAGCGCTGAGATGAATCTCTTGCGGGGGAATTTATTGGCTGACCCCTATTTCAAAAAAGTGCCTTCCATGCAACCGGAGGCAAAGAAAACGGCATTGGCTTTTCACGCCAAAGATGATGTGCCCGAGGTACGACGGGAAGTTTTTGCTTTGCTGATGAAGTATGAGCTACGCTTTTTTGCGGTTGTGCGCGATAAATTGAGCGTGATCGAATATGTGCGGCAGCGTAATAAAAATGATGCGGGTTACCGTTACCATCCGAACGAGCTATATGATTATATGATCAGGCGGCTCTTCAAGAATTTGCTGCACAAAGATGATGGATACGAGCTTTATTTTTCCAAACGAGGCAAAGAGGATCGTACAGCGGCCTTGATGGAATCTTTGGAGCGTACCCGGACACGGTTTGCAACCCAATGGGGTATTCGGAATAACGTTCCGATGACGGTTTATCCACAACCGCCGTCTGACTGTGTTGGCCTGCAAGCCGTTGATTATTTCTTGTGGGCCTTGCAGCGTTTCTACGAACGCCGCGAAGACCGCTATGTAGATTTACTCTGGCCTGCTTTCCATATGGTTTATGACCTGGATGATACGCGTAAGAGTGCCTATGGCCGCTATTACACACAAAAAAAGCCGCTAACATTAGCGGCTTTGGATAATGACTTGCCAGGGATATAG